The Dehalococcoidia bacterium genomic sequence CGTCGGGGCAGGAGCGGCTGAGGGAGCGATGGATGCCTCCAACATGCTCAAGCCCATGCTGGCTCGCGGCGAACTGCACTGTATCGGTGCAACCACACTCAACGAGTACCGCAAGCACATCGAGAAGGATGCGGCGCTCGAAAGGCGTTTCCAGCCTGTGCTGGTGAATGAGCCGACGGTCGAGGATACGATCAGCATTTTAAGAGGACTCCGAGAGCGCTATGAAGTCCACCATGGCATCAAGATCAAAGATTCGGCGATGGTTGCAGCTGCCGTCCTTTCCCATCGATACATCAGTGATCGGTTTCTGCCGGATAAGGCCATCGATCTGGTGGATGAGGCCGCGTCCAAGCTTCGCATGGAGATCGATAGCCTGCCGGTGGAACTCGATGAAGTCCAGCGACGTACAATGCAACTGGAGATCGAGCGGGAGGCGCTCAAGAAAGAAAAGGACGCAGCCTCAAAGGAACGATTGGGAAATCTGGAAAAAGAGCTTGCTGACCTCAAGGAGGAAGGCAGCCGACTCAGAGCGCAATGGCAGAAGGAAAAGGATGCCATCCAGGCCATCGGGCAAATCAAGGAAAAGATCGAGCAGGCCGGTGTGGAGGTGGAGCGAGCCGAGAGAATGGCCGACTTGGCAAAGGCGGCGCAGCTCCGCTATGGAACCCTGGTCGATCTGGAAAAACAGCTCAAATCAAGCGAGTCCAAACTGGCCGAGATGCAGCGCGATAAGCAGATGCTGAAGGAAGAAGTAGATGAAGAGGACATCGCCGAGATCGTCAGCCGGTGGACGCACATTCCGGTGAGCCGGTTGGTAGAAGGCGAAATCCAGAAGCTGCTTCATATGGAAGAACGGCTCCACCGGCGCGTAGTAGGACAGGATGAAGGAATCCGGGCAGTAAGCAATGCGATTCGGCGGGCGCGAGCCGGACTGCAGGACCCGAATCGGCCGCTGGGGAGCTTCATTTTCCTTGGCCCGACAGGCGTTGGCAAAACGGAGCTTGCCCGAGCTCTGGCCGAGTTTCTCTTCGATGACGAACAGGCGATGATCCGGCTGGACATGTCGGAATACATGGAGAAGCACACCGTATCACGGCTCATCGGCGCGCCGCCGGGGTACGTGGGCTATGACGAAGGCGGACAGTTGACAGAAGCTGTACGGCGCAAGCCATATTCGGTGGTCCTCTTCGACGAGATTGAAAAGGCGCATGGCGATGTGTTCAACGTCCTTTTGCAGATCCTCGATGACGGTCGGCTGACCGATGGCCACGGGCGAACGGTCGATTTCAAGAACACGGCGGTCATCATGACGTCCAATATCGGCAGCCAGTGGTTTACCGAGGTCGGGGCTATCGGCGAAGCGGATATCAGAAAGCACATTATGGAGGCGCTCAGAACGCACTT encodes the following:
- the clpB gene encoding ATP-dependent chaperone ClpB — translated: MNLNKFTERAQEAILNSQKLAEDQHHTQMEVEHLLLALLNQAEGVAPQILSKLGMNIEEIKREIESELSNQPQAYGVTQVYMSQRLKQVFDHAEKEAERLKDDYVSTEHLLIAIADEPGKGASGRILKQRGVTKDSIYGVLTSIRGHQRVTDPNPEGKYQALEKYGRDLTEMARRGKLDPVIGRDEEIRRVIQVLSRRTKNNPVLIGEPGVGKTAIVEGLAGRIIKKDVPEGLKDKRVVALDIGALVAGAKYRGEFEERLKAVLKEVLEAEGKVLLFIDELHTVVGAGAAEGAMDASNMLKPMLARGELHCIGATTLNEYRKHIEKDAALERRFQPVLVNEPTVEDTISILRGLRERYEVHHGIKIKDSAMVAAAVLSHRYISDRFLPDKAIDLVDEAASKLRMEIDSLPVELDEVQRRTMQLEIEREALKKEKDAASKERLGNLEKELADLKEEGSRLRAQWQKEKDAIQAIGQIKEKIEQAGVEVERAERMADLAKAAQLRYGTLVDLEKQLKSSESKLAEMQRDKQMLKEEVDEEDIAEIVSRWTHIPVSRLVEGEIQKLLHMEERLHRRVVGQDEGIRAVSNAIRRARAGLQDPNRPLGSFIFLGPTGVGKTELARALAEFLFDDEQAMIRLDMSEYMEKHTVSRLIGAPPGYVGYDEGGQLTEAVRRKPYSVVLFDEIEKAHGDVFNVLLQILDDGRLTDGHGRTVDFKNTAVIMTSNIGSQWFTEVGAIGEADIRKHIMEALRTHFRPEFLNRVDEIVIFHALGREHIEKIVDIQLRTLSKRLAERHMTIELTDGAKDLIVSEGFDPTYGARPLKRTLQRRVLDPLALRILEGAFMDGDRITVDSAGGEVVFRKA